A window of Tautonia plasticadhaerens contains these coding sequences:
- a CDS encoding class I SAM-dependent methyltransferase — translation MMMDESRSQRDAASFRDPSGYVFRRDGRIFRAIDRDCHRILGELIDGGVLGRLIEQRLLVGTRPVDDPELLSTLRHEHPGYEHFVEHDLIEPITYPYEWSASMLADAALLTLDLQERLLEAGHSLKDATPYNVQFMGGRPVFIDVSSIERPARLDVWIALGQFGQMFTFPLLLHRHHGWDLRSYFVGSLGGRDLEQVSRSLGRLGRWRPRNLLDVTLPLLFHRRASRMTNDGRSRLERENPDPRAQLMNLRRLRTKVRALAHGYRPRSTWSDYTSTCSYADQSEAAKKAAVERYLRSIGPATVLDIGCNTGDYSRIAARCGARVVAADADHDAVELLHRRLRNESAAITPMVLDLSSPSPAIGYLNRERPSFLDRVGADCVLALALIHHLHVSGNLPLPAIRDLFAALTRRHVILEFVPPHDPMFRRLMTFRSTRHDDFTIEACRDAFATAFEVVDEQPIPDSPRTLMLLTKKA, via the coding sequence ATGATGATGGATGAGAGCCGCAGCCAGCGCGATGCCGCGTCGTTTCGCGATCCCTCCGGTTATGTCTTCCGCCGAGATGGTCGCATCTTCCGGGCGATCGATCGGGACTGCCATCGCATCCTCGGCGAGTTAATCGACGGGGGAGTGCTCGGCCGGCTGATCGAGCAGCGACTCCTCGTCGGCACGCGTCCCGTCGATGATCCCGAACTGCTGTCGACCCTTCGCCACGAGCACCCGGGCTACGAGCACTTCGTCGAACACGACCTGATCGAGCCGATCACCTATCCCTACGAGTGGTCGGCCTCGATGCTCGCCGATGCCGCGCTGCTGACGCTCGACCTCCAGGAGCGCCTGCTCGAGGCGGGCCACTCGCTGAAGGACGCCACGCCCTACAACGTCCAGTTCATGGGGGGCCGGCCGGTCTTCATCGACGTCTCGTCCATCGAGCGGCCGGCACGGCTCGACGTCTGGATCGCCCTGGGCCAGTTCGGGCAGATGTTCACCTTCCCGCTGCTCCTGCACCGCCACCACGGCTGGGACCTCCGCTCGTATTTCGTCGGCAGCCTCGGCGGCCGGGATCTCGAGCAGGTTTCCCGCAGCCTCGGCCGGCTGGGGCGGTGGCGCCCTCGCAACTTGCTCGACGTGACCCTGCCCCTGCTGTTCCATCGCCGGGCCTCCCGGATGACGAATGACGGCCGGTCCCGCCTGGAGCGGGAGAACCCGGACCCGCGTGCGCAGTTGATGAACCTGCGACGCCTCCGCACCAAGGTCCGGGCCCTGGCCCACGGCTACCGGCCCCGCAGCACCTGGTCCGATTACACCTCCACCTGCAGCTACGCCGACCAGTCCGAGGCGGCCAAGAAGGCGGCCGTCGAACGGTACCTGCGATCGATCGGCCCGGCCACGGTCCTGGACATCGGCTGTAATACCGGCGACTACAGCCGGATCGCGGCCCGGTGCGGCGCGCGGGTCGTGGCGGCCGACGCCGACCACGACGCCGTGGAGCTGCTCCATCGACGCCTCCGGAACGAATCGGCCGCGATCACGCCGATGGTGCTCGACCTGAGCAGCCCGAGCCCGGCGATCGGCTACCTGAACCGCGAGCGGCCCAGCTTCCTGGACCGGGTCGGCGCCGACTGCGTCCTGGCCCTGGCCCTGATCCATCACCTGCACGTCAGCGGCAACCTCCCGCTGCCGGCGATCCGCGACCTGTTCGCGGCGCTCACGCGGCGGCACGTGATCCTCGAGTTCGTGCCGCCGCACGACCCGATGTTCCGGCGCCTGATGACCTTCCGCAGCACCCGCCACGACGACTTCACCATCGAGGCCTGCCGAGACGCCTTCGCCACCGCCTTCGAGGTCGTCGACGAGCAGCCGATCCCCGACTCGCCCCGGACGCTGATGCTCCTCACCAAGAAGGCCTGA
- a CDS encoding DUF4058 family protein translates to MKSPFPGMDPYLEQFWTDVHVSLTAYTRDALQRRLPRDLRARVEERLYIEDPSGFDRRVAPDIAIIEEARRSTTAPVVAGQSGLAVAEPVLIHLHEMERHLRSIQVVDLRSGGRLVTSIEFLSLSNKLPGPGRELHLRTQDELKDRGVNLVEIDLLRDGERGLLSRPEHIPARARTTYQICSWRASRRDRYEVFRVPLRDRLPIIPIPLRDGDADVPLDLQELIDLAYENGRYGRIDYKAEAAPPLSREDAAWADGLLRGRGTRSLG, encoded by the coding sequence ATGAAAAGCCCCTTCCCGGGCATGGACCCGTATCTCGAGCAATTCTGGACCGACGTCCACGTCAGCTTGACGGCATACACCCGAGACGCGCTCCAGCGCCGGCTGCCCCGCGACCTCCGGGCCCGGGTCGAGGAGCGGCTCTACATCGAAGATCCCTCCGGCTTCGACCGCCGGGTCGCGCCGGACATCGCGATCATCGAGGAGGCGAGACGGTCGACGACGGCCCCGGTCGTCGCCGGGCAATCGGGGCTCGCCGTGGCCGAACCGGTGCTGATCCACCTCCACGAGATGGAGCGGCACCTCCGATCGATCCAGGTCGTCGACCTCCGATCGGGGGGCCGGCTCGTCACGTCGATCGAGTTCCTCAGCCTCTCGAACAAGCTGCCCGGGCCCGGCCGGGAGCTGCACCTCCGCACGCAGGATGAGCTCAAGGACAGAGGCGTCAACCTCGTCGAGATCGACCTGCTCCGAGACGGCGAGCGGGGCCTGCTATCGCGCCCCGAGCACATCCCGGCCCGGGCCCGGACGACCTACCAGATCTGCTCCTGGAGGGCCAGCCGACGCGATCGGTACGAGGTGTTCCGCGTCCCGCTCCGGGATCGCCTGCCGATCATCCCCATCCCCCTCCGTGATGGGGACGCCGACGTGCCGCTCGACCTCCAGGAACTGATCGACCTGGCCTACGAGAACGGCCGATACGGCCGGATCGACTACAAGGCCGAGGCGGCCCCGCCGCTCTCGCGCGAGGACGCCGCCTGGGCCGACGGCCTGCTCCGGGGCCGGGGGACGCGCTCGCTAGGCTAG
- the pheA gene encoding prephenate dehydratase → MPTKPPGSPRPDGSSRPGRGRADARRAPTLAGLRAEIDRIDKELVVLLNRRAEVASQIGQVKERDGLEVWSPAREEEVIARALSQSQGPLPEQTVRLIFRELMSGSRSIQRTLRVACLGPKYSYSHLASIAKFGNAVEHVPVGSIAAVFEEVNRRHVQFGLVPLENSTDGRISDTLEMFTRHSGLKIRAEVKLRIHHCLLGKTPWADVRRVFSKAQALSQCRHWLSKNLPQATLHEVVSTAHAAEIAQREPFAAAIASRTAGDAYGLDILAENIEDQPYNVTRFAVIAEQSEARTGRDKSTLLLRISNQAGALSKVLAPFEKGGLNLTMIESFPSSAENLPGRDPSYLFFLDVEGHAEDPPVSKALELVRKRCERLEVLGSYPRGECVES, encoded by the coding sequence ATGCCGACGAAGCCCCCCGGCAGCCCGCGCCCCGACGGATCGAGCCGACCGGGCCGGGGCCGTGCCGACGCCCGACGGGCCCCCACCCTCGCCGGACTCCGCGCCGAGATCGACCGCATCGACAAGGAACTCGTCGTCTTGCTCAACCGCCGCGCCGAGGTCGCCTCCCAGATCGGCCAGGTCAAGGAGCGCGACGGCCTGGAGGTCTGGTCCCCCGCCCGCGAGGAGGAGGTCATCGCCCGGGCCCTCTCGCAGAGCCAGGGGCCGCTCCCCGAGCAGACCGTCCGCCTCATCTTCCGGGAGCTGATGAGCGGCTCCCGGTCGATCCAGCGCACGTTGCGGGTCGCCTGCCTGGGGCCCAAATATAGCTACAGTCACCTCGCCTCGATCGCCAAGTTCGGCAACGCCGTGGAGCACGTCCCCGTCGGCTCGATCGCCGCGGTCTTCGAGGAGGTCAACCGCCGGCACGTCCAGTTCGGCCTGGTCCCCCTGGAGAACTCCACCGACGGGCGGATCTCCGACACCCTGGAGATGTTCACCCGGCATTCCGGCCTGAAGATCCGGGCCGAGGTGAAGCTCCGGATCCACCACTGCCTGCTCGGCAAGACCCCCTGGGCCGACGTCCGCAGGGTCTTCTCCAAGGCCCAGGCCCTCTCCCAGTGCCGCCACTGGCTGAGCAAGAACCTGCCCCAGGCCACGCTGCACGAGGTCGTCTCCACCGCCCACGCCGCCGAGATCGCCCAGCGGGAACCCTTCGCCGCCGCCATCGCCAGCCGGACCGCCGGGGACGCCTACGGCCTCGACATCCTCGCCGAGAACATCGAGGACCAGCCCTACAACGTCACCCGGTTCGCCGTCATCGCCGAGCAGTCCGAGGCCCGCACCGGGCGCGACAAGTCCACGCTCCTGCTCCGGATCTCCAACCAGGCCGGCGCCCTCTCCAAGGTGCTCGCCCCCTTCGAGAAGGGCGGACTGAACTTGACCATGATCGAGTCCTTCCCCTCCTCCGCCGAGAACCTCCCAGGCCGGGACCCGTCCTACCTCTTCTTCCTCGACGTCGAGGGCCACGCCGAGGATCCCCCCGTCTCCAAGGCGCTCGAACTCGTCCGCAAGCGCTGCGAGCGCCTCGAAGTCCTCGGCTCCTACCCCCGGGGCGAGTGCGTCGAGAGCTGA